The DNA segment AACCGCGCCACCCTGGCCGGCAACCTCATCGACGGGGGCCCGGCGGCCGACGCCGTCCCCCCGCTCCTCGCCCTCAAGGCGAAGGTGAAGCTCTCCGGGCCGGGAGGCACGCGGACGGTTACGCTCGAGAAGTTCCTCAAGGGCTATCGCAAGACCGACGTCAAAAAGGGGGAGATCATCACCGAGGTGAATTTCCCCGCCCCGGGCAAAAACCATAAATGGGGCTACTACAAGCTGGCCCGGAGAAACGCCATGGCCATTACCGTCGTCGGCGCCGCCGTGGTGCTCCAGATGAAGGGGAATATCTGCCAGGAAGCGGGTATCGCCCTCGGCTCTGTCGCCCCGACGCCCATCACGTGCCCCCAGGCCGAGAAACTTCTCAAGGGCAAAAAGATCGATCTCCCCCTTGCCCAGAGGGCCGCGGAGGCCTGCGCGGCGGCGGCCTCGCCCATTGACGACATTCGTGCTTCGGCCGAGTACCGCAAGCTCATGTGCGAGACGCTTCCCCGGCGCCTGATTTGCCAGGCGCTCGGCATCCCGATCGACACCGATTAAATCATCGCTCTTTTAGCCAGGAGATATCCGACGATCATGGCAACCGGCGCAAAAAGAAAGAAGAAAGCGGCTGTGAAGAAGAAGACGGCGGGGCGCAGACCCGCCGCCAAGAAGACCGCCAGGGCGAAGGCGAA comes from the bacterium genome and includes:
- a CDS encoding xanthine dehydrogenase family protein subunit M; translated protein: MQRFDFVSPKTVQAALKAAKGKNYKFIAGGTNFLPDLRHQHAGGPGVVIDLMRIDALRGISVKKGTVHIGALATITDLLQSAAIGREAPILQGMAKKFAGPIIRNRATLAGNLIDGGPAADAVPPLLALKAKVKLSGPGGTRTVTLEKFLKGYRKTDVKKGEIITEVNFPAPGKNHKWGYYKLARRNAMAITVVGAAVVLQMKGNICQEAGIALGSVAPTPITCPQAEKLLKGKKIDLPLAQRAAEACAAAASPIDDIRASAEYRKLMCETLPRRLICQALGIPIDTD